In Arvicanthis niloticus isolate mArvNil1 chromosome 4, mArvNil1.pat.X, whole genome shotgun sequence, a single window of DNA contains:
- the Odf2l gene encoding protein BCAP isoform X2, producing the protein MEMPTSDGSCSEGLLSYLMQERGPVPQCATEKHPSRFKQDITKMELEATLKEAESASCSVELLLPLFKNTVEEVSLENANLSASNLKKIFEQKDILSKELDTFNRVKLALEHLIKQTDYEQIGDSSPCLLKDLSDSESENRNLEKKVLEKETYIQELSCLFQNEKESALKANRFSQSVKVVHDRLRLQIQKREAENEKLKEHVQNLETQIAKWNLQVKMNKQEAVAIKEASRQKAVALKKASKVYRQRLRHFTGDIEHLTSQIRDQEAKLSETVSASKDWKSHYEKIAIEKTELEVQIETMKKQITNLLEDLRKMETHGKNSCEEILRKLHSLEDENEALNTENVKLKSTLDALKDEVASVENELVELQEVEKRQKTLVEGYKTQVDGNQSLLTKLSLEEENHLIQLKCENLKEKLEQMDAENKELEKKLADQEECLKHSDLELKEKAAEYTALSRQLEAALEEGRQKVSEEVEKMSSRERALQIKILDLETELRKKNEEQNQLLGKMNTKAQHQDICLKEIQHSLEKSETQNESIKNYLQFLQVSYVMMFR; encoded by the exons ATGGAGATGCCTACTAGTGATGGAAGTTGTTCAGAGGGCCTGCTTTCCTATCTCATGCAGGAGAGAGGACCTGTCCCACAGTGTGCCACTGAGAAGCACCCTAGCAG GTTCAAGCAAGACATCACAAAGATGGAATTGGAAGCAACGCTTAAGGAAGCTGAGTCGGCATCCTGTTCAGTTGAATTACTTTTGCCATTATTTAAGAACACTGTGGAAGAAGTTAGTTTAGAAAAT GCTAATCTTTCTGCATCCAATTTGAAGAAGATTtttgaacagaaggacatatTATCAAAAGAATTAGACACTTTTAACCGTGTGAAATTAGCCTTAGAACATCTTATTAAACAGACAGACTATGAACAA ATAGGAGACAGCTCACCCTGCTTGTTGAAGGATCTCAGTGACAGTGAGAGTGAGAACAGA AACCTTGAGAAGAAAGTACTTGAAAAGGAGACCTATATCCAAGAACTTTCATGTCTGTTTCAGAATGAAAAG GAAAGTGCTTTGAAAGCAAACCGGTTTTCCCAGTCAGTCAAAGTAGTACACGATCGTCTACGTCTCCAAATTCAGAAGCGGGAAGCAGAGAATGAAAAGTTAAAAGAACATGTGCAG AACTTGGAAACCCAAATAGCCAAGTGGAACTTGCAGGTGAAGATGAATAAGCAAGAGGCTGTAGCCATCAAAGAAGCAAGTAGGCAAAAAGCTGTAGCTCTGAAAAAAGCATCGAAAGTGTACAGACAAAGACTGAGACACTTTACGGGGGACATCGAGCACCTCACTTCCCAAATCAGAGATCAG GAAGCCAAGTTGTCTGAAACAGTTTCAGCTTCCAAAGACTGGAAAAGTCATTACGAGAAAATTGCAATAGAAAAAACTGAACTGGAAGTTCAGATCGAAACAATGAAAAA GCAAATCACTAATCTTTTGGAAGACTTGAGGAAAATGGAAACTCATGGGAAAAATTCATGTGAAGAAATTCTTAGAAAACTTCACTCACTGGAAGATGAAAATGAAGCCCTAAATACTGAGAATGTGAAATtaaag AGTACACTTGATGCCTTGAAGGATGAAGTTGCTTCTGTTGAAAATGAACTTGTAGAACTGCAAGAAGTAGAAAAACGACAGAAAACCCTCGTTGAAGGATACAAAACTCAG GTTGATGGAAACCAAAGCCTTCTGACCAAGCTTTCTCTTGAGGAGGAAAATCATCTCATTCAGTTAAAGTGTGAGAACCTTAAAGA GAAATTAGAGCAGATGGATGCAGAGAATAAAGAGCTTGAGAAGAAGCTGGCCGACCAAGAGGAGTGTCTCAAGCACAGTGACCTGGAGCTGAAAGAGAAGGCTGCAGAATACACAGCACTGTCCAGGCAGCTGGAAGCTgctttggaagaaggaagacaaaag GTGTCTGAAGAAGTAGAGAAaatgtcatctagagagagggctttacaaattaaaatattagatCTGGAAactgagcttagaaagaaaaatgaagaacaaaaccAACTTCTTGGCAAAATGAACACT AAAGCCCAGCATCAGGATATATGCTTGAAAGAAATCCAGCACAGTCTTGAGAAGTCGGAGACTCAAAATGAGAGCATTAAGAATTACTTGCAGTTTCTTCAAGTTTCCTATGTAATGATGTTTAGATAA
- the Odf2l gene encoding protein BCAP isoform X3 has translation MEMPTSDGSCSEGLLSYLMQERGPVPQCATEKHPSRFKQDITKMELEATLKEAESASCSVELLLPLFKNTVEEVSLENANLSASNLKKIFEQKDILSKELDTFNRVKLALEHLIKQTDYEQIGDSSPCLLKDLSDSESENRNLEKKVLEKETYIQELSCLFQNEKESALKANRFSQSVKVVHDRLRLQIQKREAENEKLKEHVQNLETQIAKWNLQVKMNKQEAVAIKEASRQKAVALKKASKVYRQRLRHFTGDIEHLTSQIRDQEAKLSETVSASKDWKSHYEKIAIEKTELEVQIETMKKQITNLLEDLRKMETHGKNSCEEILRKLHSLEDENEALNTENVKLKSTLDALKDEVASVENELVELQEVEKRQKTLVEGYKTQVQKLQEAAETVKSRCKNLLHENNIIIIKKNKKLETMRGQVESHLKQVERARNSFTSAEQRLQECQENLQRYKEKCAEQALTVRELQGQVDGNQSLLTKLSLEEENHLIQLKCENLKEKLEQMDAENKELEKKLADQEECLKHSDLELKEKAAEYTALSRQLEAALEEGRQKVSEEVEKMSSRERALQIKILDLETELRKKNEEQNQLLGKMNTKAQHQDICLKEIQHSLEKSETQNESIKNYLQFLQVSYVMMFR, from the exons ATGGAGATGCCTACTAGTGATGGAAGTTGTTCAGAGGGCCTGCTTTCCTATCTCATGCAGGAGAGAGGACCTGTCCCACAGTGTGCCACTGAGAAGCACCCTAGCAG GTTCAAGCAAGACATCACAAAGATGGAATTGGAAGCAACGCTTAAGGAAGCTGAGTCGGCATCCTGTTCAGTTGAATTACTTTTGCCATTATTTAAGAACACTGTGGAAGAAGTTAGTTTAGAAAAT GCTAATCTTTCTGCATCCAATTTGAAGAAGATTtttgaacagaaggacatatTATCAAAAGAATTAGACACTTTTAACCGTGTGAAATTAGCCTTAGAACATCTTATTAAACAGACAGACTATGAACAA ATAGGAGACAGCTCACCCTGCTTGTTGAAGGATCTCAGTGACAGTGAGAGTGAGAACAGA AACCTTGAGAAGAAAGTACTTGAAAAGGAGACCTATATCCAAGAACTTTCATGTCTGTTTCAGAATGAAAAG GAAAGTGCTTTGAAAGCAAACCGGTTTTCCCAGTCAGTCAAAGTAGTACACGATCGTCTACGTCTCCAAATTCAGAAGCGGGAAGCAGAGAATGAAAAGTTAAAAGAACATGTGCAG AACTTGGAAACCCAAATAGCCAAGTGGAACTTGCAGGTGAAGATGAATAAGCAAGAGGCTGTAGCCATCAAAGAAGCAAGTAGGCAAAAAGCTGTAGCTCTGAAAAAAGCATCGAAAGTGTACAGACAAAGACTGAGACACTTTACGGGGGACATCGAGCACCTCACTTCCCAAATCAGAGATCAG GAAGCCAAGTTGTCTGAAACAGTTTCAGCTTCCAAAGACTGGAAAAGTCATTACGAGAAAATTGCAATAGAAAAAACTGAACTGGAAGTTCAGATCGAAACAATGAAAAA GCAAATCACTAATCTTTTGGAAGACTTGAGGAAAATGGAAACTCATGGGAAAAATTCATGTGAAGAAATTCTTAGAAAACTTCACTCACTGGAAGATGAAAATGAAGCCCTAAATACTGAGAATGTGAAATtaaag AGTACACTTGATGCCTTGAAGGATGAAGTTGCTTCTGTTGAAAATGAACTTGTAGAACTGCAAGAAGTAGAAAAACGACAGAAAACCCTCGTTGAAGGATACAAAACTCAG gtaCAAAAGTTGCAAGAAGCAGCTGAAACGGTGAAAAGCAGATGTAAAAATTTACTACatgaaaataacataataataattaaaaaaaacaaaaagttagaGACG ATGAGAGGCCAGGTGGAGTCTCATCTGAAGCAGGTAGAGCGAGCCCGCAACTCCTTCACGTCAGCCGAACAGAGACTTCAGGAATGTCAGGAGAATCTGCAGCGCTACAAGGAGAAGTGTGCAGAGCAGGCGCTCACCGTTAGGGAGCTTCAGGGCCAG GTTGATGGAAACCAAAGCCTTCTGACCAAGCTTTCTCTTGAGGAGGAAAATCATCTCATTCAGTTAAAGTGTGAGAACCTTAAAGA GAAATTAGAGCAGATGGATGCAGAGAATAAAGAGCTTGAGAAGAAGCTGGCCGACCAAGAGGAGTGTCTCAAGCACAGTGACCTGGAGCTGAAAGAGAAGGCTGCAGAATACACAGCACTGTCCAGGCAGCTGGAAGCTgctttggaagaaggaagacaaaag GTGTCTGAAGAAGTAGAGAAaatgtcatctagagagagggctttacaaattaaaatattagatCTGGAAactgagcttagaaagaaaaatgaagaacaaaaccAACTTCTTGGCAAAATGAACACT AAAGCCCAGCATCAGGATATATGCTTGAAAGAAATCCAGCACAGTCTTGAGAAGTCGGAGACTCAAAATGAGAGCATTAAGAATTACTTGCAGTTTCTTCAAGTTTCCTATGTAATGATGTTTAGATAA
- the Odf2l gene encoding protein BCAP isoform X1 — translation MEMPTSDGSCSEGLLSYLMQERGPVPQCATEKHPSRFKQDITKMELEATLKEAESASCSVELLLPLFKNTVEEVSLENANLSASNLKKIFEQKDILSKELDTFNRVKLALEHLIKQTDYEQIGDSSPCLLKDLSDSESENRNLEKKVLEKETYIQELSCLFQNEKESALKANRFSQSVKVVHDRLRLQIQKREAENEKLKEHVQNLETQIAKWNLQVKMNKQEAVAIKEASRQKAVALKKASKVYRQRLRHFTGDIEHLTSQIRDQEAKLSETVSASKDWKSHYEKIAIEKTELEVQIETMKKQITNLLEDLRKMETHGKNSCEEILRKLHSLEDENEALNTENVKLKSTLDALKDEVASVENELVELQEVEKRQKTLVEGYKTQVQKLQEAAETVKSRCKNLLHENNIIIIKKNKKLETVDGNQSLLTKLSLEEENHLIQLKCENLKEKLEQMDAENKELEKKLADQEECLKHSDLELKEKAAEYTALSRQLEAALEEGRQKVSEEVEKMSSRERALQIKILDLETELRKKNEEQNQLLGKMNTKAQHQDICLKEIQHSLEKSETQNESIKNYLQFLQVSYVMMFR, via the exons ATGGAGATGCCTACTAGTGATGGAAGTTGTTCAGAGGGCCTGCTTTCCTATCTCATGCAGGAGAGAGGACCTGTCCCACAGTGTGCCACTGAGAAGCACCCTAGCAG GTTCAAGCAAGACATCACAAAGATGGAATTGGAAGCAACGCTTAAGGAAGCTGAGTCGGCATCCTGTTCAGTTGAATTACTTTTGCCATTATTTAAGAACACTGTGGAAGAAGTTAGTTTAGAAAAT GCTAATCTTTCTGCATCCAATTTGAAGAAGATTtttgaacagaaggacatatTATCAAAAGAATTAGACACTTTTAACCGTGTGAAATTAGCCTTAGAACATCTTATTAAACAGACAGACTATGAACAA ATAGGAGACAGCTCACCCTGCTTGTTGAAGGATCTCAGTGACAGTGAGAGTGAGAACAGA AACCTTGAGAAGAAAGTACTTGAAAAGGAGACCTATATCCAAGAACTTTCATGTCTGTTTCAGAATGAAAAG GAAAGTGCTTTGAAAGCAAACCGGTTTTCCCAGTCAGTCAAAGTAGTACACGATCGTCTACGTCTCCAAATTCAGAAGCGGGAAGCAGAGAATGAAAAGTTAAAAGAACATGTGCAG AACTTGGAAACCCAAATAGCCAAGTGGAACTTGCAGGTGAAGATGAATAAGCAAGAGGCTGTAGCCATCAAAGAAGCAAGTAGGCAAAAAGCTGTAGCTCTGAAAAAAGCATCGAAAGTGTACAGACAAAGACTGAGACACTTTACGGGGGACATCGAGCACCTCACTTCCCAAATCAGAGATCAG GAAGCCAAGTTGTCTGAAACAGTTTCAGCTTCCAAAGACTGGAAAAGTCATTACGAGAAAATTGCAATAGAAAAAACTGAACTGGAAGTTCAGATCGAAACAATGAAAAA GCAAATCACTAATCTTTTGGAAGACTTGAGGAAAATGGAAACTCATGGGAAAAATTCATGTGAAGAAATTCTTAGAAAACTTCACTCACTGGAAGATGAAAATGAAGCCCTAAATACTGAGAATGTGAAATtaaag AGTACACTTGATGCCTTGAAGGATGAAGTTGCTTCTGTTGAAAATGAACTTGTAGAACTGCAAGAAGTAGAAAAACGACAGAAAACCCTCGTTGAAGGATACAAAACTCAG gtaCAAAAGTTGCAAGAAGCAGCTGAAACGGTGAAAAGCAGATGTAAAAATTTACTACatgaaaataacataataataattaaaaaaaacaaaaagttagaGACG GTTGATGGAAACCAAAGCCTTCTGACCAAGCTTTCTCTTGAGGAGGAAAATCATCTCATTCAGTTAAAGTGTGAGAACCTTAAAGA GAAATTAGAGCAGATGGATGCAGAGAATAAAGAGCTTGAGAAGAAGCTGGCCGACCAAGAGGAGTGTCTCAAGCACAGTGACCTGGAGCTGAAAGAGAAGGCTGCAGAATACACAGCACTGTCCAGGCAGCTGGAAGCTgctttggaagaaggaagacaaaag GTGTCTGAAGAAGTAGAGAAaatgtcatctagagagagggctttacaaattaaaatattagatCTGGAAactgagcttagaaagaaaaatgaagaacaaaaccAACTTCTTGGCAAAATGAACACT AAAGCCCAGCATCAGGATATATGCTTGAAAGAAATCCAGCACAGTCTTGAGAAGTCGGAGACTCAAAATGAGAGCATTAAGAATTACTTGCAGTTTCTTCAAGTTTCCTATGTAATGATGTTTAGATAA